A single genomic interval of uncultured Desulfobulbus sp. harbors:
- a CDS encoding FAD-dependent oxidoreductase, which translates to MKRQKERLYRVIVAGATPEGIAATCKLGELGIPVTLVDSAPDLDRKLAAEKYRLPSGLTFNYAHRPGLIRIIRNGAIRTMLPASISSIKHTAQGFSVRIDQEQTFIDADRCANCGKCATVCPVEHPEHGKALRYAARTALPGRPYIDKRKTPLCQESCPLGVNAQGYIALAAQGKYDEALALIRRDNVLPGICGRICTHPCEEACRRGGVDDPVSIRAIKRFLADYEGEDRKRQEAAGYAFAAKVEPTRPEKIAIVGSGPAGIAAAADLARKGYGVTLFEKEAEIGGLLRYGIGAHRLPREILDRELQFIHWLGVDFAPNHPIDLSSDLSRLAKEYNGVVIATGTWHDRKLGIPGEELKGVEGCLSFLSKKEWEGVNTISGRVAVIGDGNSAFDLARTLTRMGAEVSIVSWFGAEHIPADPDEVREAVEEGVAIVDATQVVAFRGEKGTFTHLECKPTVPGTPDERGMIWPVVDTGKEAFTLAFDQVFVAIGQVGGFTADTFGDLIAVSDRGFIDTDDEFHTTMAKVYAAGDTVSGPSSVVKAMATGRKVARSIHYDLTGIREEVMVSRPDSRDFRCIPEELPKQNRTTMPERRATERKTNFNEVALGYNALQVTAEANRCLQCGVCSECLQCVEACGALKAINHYQEMEPVVEQCGAVIVADPAIAPNIKGDDIIRAYGPKAARPNINDMIVRGFDAAGRAMLLLGGASNKTKGHGRSVSLPDPGLSPEIRIGVFVCRCNDSLGWLDGMSNYLEELSASNPAIVHTEMLTSACVESGSADIIRAVREKAITRIVLASCVCCPLNFVCSACTDQRSRLKHNLFHGTGISRSMVETCNLRGEILRLVESQPELAIERYKGLLQRSIKRTLTLKPLAAVDRNYNFAAAVIGNSQSTMNSALTLAESDHEVFRFGTAEQPLKDLVQHPNIHNFPDWHVKDIKGTIGDFQILIENGGYAQVLRAGTVILGEKARRRIAYTHQEGLPSCTVEPVAQKYNVTGIPFAYPCATSVPGLYLAEPSDINVSKLKKGTAAAVMVAAAMPRGPRQSKGFTAAIDQQLCRGCGRCANVCLYHAVTLQPNEVGGWHAQIDEALCKGCGNCLSVCPTGAADSPFRNRAYLEQALEELLSKDTVHE; encoded by the coding sequence ATGAAACGACAGAAAGAACGCCTCTACCGAGTCATTGTTGCCGGGGCCACGCCCGAAGGCATCGCCGCCACCTGCAAGCTCGGGGAACTGGGTATTCCAGTGACCCTGGTCGACTCCGCTCCGGACCTTGACCGCAAACTCGCGGCCGAAAAGTATCGCCTGCCCTCGGGACTGACTTTCAATTACGCCCATCGTCCCGGCTTGATCCGCATCATCCGCAACGGTGCCATCCGCACCATGCTGCCGGCCTCGATCAGTTCGATCAAACATACCGCCCAGGGATTCAGCGTCCGTATCGATCAGGAACAAACCTTTATCGATGCCGACCGTTGTGCCAACTGTGGCAAATGCGCCACGGTTTGTCCGGTGGAGCATCCTGAGCACGGTAAAGCCCTGCGCTATGCGGCTCGGACTGCCTTGCCGGGCCGACCGTACATCGACAAGCGTAAAACCCCGCTCTGTCAGGAGAGCTGTCCGCTCGGGGTCAATGCCCAGGGATATATCGCCCTGGCGGCCCAGGGGAAGTATGACGAGGCCTTGGCCCTGATACGGCGGGACAACGTCCTGCCCGGCATCTGCGGACGCATCTGTACCCATCCCTGTGAGGAGGCCTGCCGTCGCGGCGGAGTGGACGATCCGGTTTCCATTCGGGCGATCAAGCGTTTTCTCGCCGATTATGAAGGGGAGGATCGCAAACGTCAGGAGGCGGCCGGCTATGCCTTTGCCGCCAAGGTCGAACCAACCCGGCCTGAGAAAATTGCCATTGTCGGCTCCGGTCCCGCGGGTATCGCCGCTGCCGCCGATCTGGCCCGTAAGGGATATGGGGTCACGCTTTTTGAGAAAGAAGCCGAAATCGGCGGCCTGCTCCGCTACGGCATCGGCGCGCACCGTCTCCCCCGGGAAATTCTCGATAGGGAGTTGCAGTTCATTCACTGGCTGGGGGTCGACTTTGCCCCCAATCATCCCATTGATCTCAGCAGTGACCTGAGCCGTCTCGCCAAGGAGTACAACGGTGTCGTCATCGCCACCGGCACCTGGCACGACCGCAAGCTCGGCATTCCCGGCGAGGAGCTCAAAGGCGTTGAAGGCTGCCTCTCTTTCCTCTCCAAAAAAGAGTGGGAGGGGGTGAACACCATTTCCGGCAGGGTCGCGGTTATCGGCGACGGCAACTCGGCCTTTGATCTGGCACGCACCCTGACCCGTATGGGGGCCGAGGTCAGCATCGTTTCCTGGTTCGGTGCCGAGCATATCCCGGCGGATCCCGACGAAGTCCGTGAGGCGGTGGAGGAGGGCGTCGCCATTGTCGATGCCACCCAGGTTGTCGCCTTCCGGGGAGAGAAGGGGACCTTTACCCATCTGGAGTGCAAACCCACCGTTCCCGGCACCCCCGATGAACGCGGCATGATCTGGCCGGTGGTGGATACGGGCAAAGAGGCCTTCACCCTGGCCTTTGATCAGGTCTTTGTCGCCATAGGTCAGGTCGGTGGTTTTACCGCCGATACCTTTGGCGATCTGATCGCGGTGAGCGACCGCGGGTTCATCGATACCGACGATGAGTTCCACACCACCATGGCCAAGGTCTATGCCGCCGGCGACACCGTCTCCGGTCCCTCATCGGTGGTCAAGGCGATGGCTACGGGACGCAAGGTGGCCCGCTCCATTCATTACGATCTGACCGGTATTCGTGAAGAGGTCATGGTTTCGCGTCCCGACAGCCGTGATTTTCGCTGCATTCCCGAAGAACTGCCCAAGCAAAACCGGACAACCATGCCAGAGCGCAGGGCAACTGAGCGCAAGACCAACTTCAACGAGGTCGCGCTTGGCTACAACGCCCTCCAGGTAACCGCCGAGGCCAACCGCTGCCTCCAATGCGGGGTCTGTTCCGAGTGTTTGCAGTGCGTTGAGGCCTGCGGCGCCCTGAAGGCGATCAACCACTACCAGGAAATGGAGCCGGTGGTCGAGCAGTGCGGCGCAGTGATCGTGGCGGATCCCGCGATTGCTCCCAACATCAAGGGCGACGACATCATCCGTGCCTATGGGCCCAAGGCGGCCCGCCCCAACATCAACGACATGATCGTTCGCGGATTTGACGCTGCCGGCCGGGCCATGTTGCTCTTGGGCGGCGCGTCCAACAAGACCAAGGGCCATGGCCGCTCCGTGTCCTTGCCCGATCCCGGACTCTCTCCCGAGATTCGCATTGGTGTCTTTGTCTGCCGCTGCAACGACTCTCTCGGTTGGCTCGATGGCATGAGCAATTACCTCGAGGAGTTGTCTGCATCCAATCCGGCCATTGTCCACACCGAGATGCTCACCTCGGCCTGTGTCGAATCCGGCAGTGCAGATATCATCCGTGCGGTCCGTGAGAAGGCCATCACCCGCATCGTGCTTGCCTCCTGCGTCTGTTGCCCGCTCAATTTTGTCTGCAGCGCCTGCACCGATCAACGCAGCCGCCTGAAGCACAACCTCTTTCATGGCACCGGCATCAGTCGTTCCATGGTGGAAACCTGCAATTTGCGTGGTGAAATTCTCCGCCTGGTGGAATCCCAGCCCGAACTCGCCATTGAACGCTATAAGGGGCTCCTGCAGCGCTCGATCAAGCGCACCTTGACGCTGAAGCCGTTGGCGGCCGTGGATCGCAACTACAACTTTGCGGCCGCGGTCATCGGCAACTCGCAGTCAACCATGAACAGTGCGCTCACCCTGGCTGAAAGCGATCACGAGGTCTTTCGCTTCGGCACGGCCGAACAGCCACTCAAGGATCTGGTGCAGCATCCCAATATCCACAACTTTCCGGACTGGCATGTCAAGGACATCAAGGGGACCATCGGCGATTTCCAGATCCTGATTGAAAACGGCGGGTATGCCCAGGTGTTGCGTGCGGGAACGGTCATCCTCGGGGAGAAGGCGAGGCGTCGCATCGCCTATACCCATCAGGAAGGCCTCCCCAGCTGCACGGTTGAGCCGGTGGCCCAGAAGTACAACGTCACCGGTATTCCCTTTGCCTACCCCTGCGCCACCTCAGTACCGGGGTTGTACCTGGCCGAACCTTCAGATATTAACGTTTCCAAGTTGAAGAAGGGGACGGCCGCTGCAGTCATGGTTGCAGCTGCCATGCCGCGCGGTCCGCGGCAGTCCAAGGGATTCACCGCTGCCATCGATCAGCAGCTCTGCCGTGGTTGTGGCCGTTGTGCCAACGTCTGTCTCTATCATGCTGTGACCCTGCAGCCCAACGAGGTCGGCGGCTGGCATGCCCAAATCGATGAAGCCCTGTGCAAGGGCTGTGGCAACTGCCTCTCGGTCTGCCCCACGGGTGCGGCCGACAGCCCATTTCGTAACCGGGCCTATCTCGAACAGGCCCTTGAAGAACTGCTCTCCAAGGACACGGTCCATGAATAA
- a CDS encoding 2-oxoacid:ferredoxin oxidoreductase subunit beta, which yields MTTNPKKLAKQPEHPLDDLIRTDRIPHIWCPGCGIGTVFSSCLSAIKATQIPYNQFAMVSGIGCSARGAGYIKLDSFHTTHGRAIPFATGIKMAKPDLKVIVFSGDGDLFAIGGNHFIHAARRNMDLTVICVNNLTYGMTGGQVAATTPNMAKSTTTPQGNPDAPFNLPLLAYASGASYVARWTILQTRDLTTAINEAITRKGFSFIEVLSPCPINYGRRNKEKPIDTLKLYQDHTIIKHGANPALADIDFEKGVVIGKFIDIDRSTCDDRYAELHRPCSDD from the coding sequence ATGACCACCAATCCCAAAAAACTGGCCAAACAGCCCGAACATCCGCTTGACGACCTGATCCGCACCGACCGCATTCCCCACATCTGGTGTCCCGGCTGCGGTATCGGCACGGTCTTTTCCTCCTGCCTGAGCGCCATCAAGGCAACGCAAATTCCCTACAACCAGTTCGCCATGGTTTCGGGTATCGGCTGTTCCGCCCGTGGGGCAGGCTACATTAAACTGGATTCGTTCCATACCACCCATGGCCGCGCCATTCCTTTTGCCACCGGCATCAAAATGGCCAAACCGGACCTGAAGGTGATCGTCTTTTCCGGCGACGGCGATCTCTTTGCCATCGGCGGCAACCACTTCATTCATGCGGCCCGGCGCAACATGGACCTCACCGTTATCTGCGTCAACAACCTCACCTACGGCATGACCGGCGGTCAGGTAGCGGCCACCACCCCCAATATGGCCAAATCCACGACCACGCCACAGGGCAACCCGGATGCACCGTTCAACCTGCCGCTCTTGGCCTACGCCTCGGGTGCCTCCTATGTCGCCCGCTGGACCATCCTCCAGACCCGCGACCTGACCACGGCGATCAACGAGGCCATCACCCGCAAGGGATTTTCCTTTATCGAGGTCCTTTCGCCCTGTCCGATCAACTATGGCCGCCGCAACAAGGAAAAGCCCATCGACACCCTCAAACTCTACCAGGATCACACCATTATCAAGCACGGTGCCAATCCGGCCCTGGCGGACATCGATTTTGAAAAGGGTGTGGTGATCGGCAAGTTTATCGACATCGACCGGAGCACCTGCGACGACCGCTACGCTGAGCTGCATCGGCCCTGCAGCGACGACTAA
- a CDS encoding 2-oxoacid:acceptor oxidoreductase family protein, whose product MSTETAHKQTEIIVTGFGGQGIILAGRILGMAASLVDKKESTLVQAYGPESRGGACNAQVIISDTPIHYPYVNTPKILVAMSQAGYDKFAPALLADSILLVDQDLVNPENAVCDSFAIPATRMAENLGNKMMANIIMLGFCTAITGAISPEAAQATIQKSVPKGTEVRNVEAYSKGYDYGLSTLKGREKRAAGQTGVMA is encoded by the coding sequence ATGAGTACAGAAACAGCACACAAGCAAACGGAAATCATCGTCACCGGTTTCGGCGGCCAGGGGATTATTCTCGCCGGTCGCATACTCGGTATGGCGGCCTCGCTCGTTGACAAGAAGGAGTCGACTCTGGTTCAGGCCTATGGACCTGAATCCCGTGGCGGCGCCTGCAATGCCCAGGTCATCATTTCCGACACCCCGATTCATTACCCCTACGTCAATACGCCCAAAATCCTGGTGGCCATGTCCCAGGCCGGCTATGACAAGTTCGCCCCAGCCCTGCTGGCCGATTCCATACTTCTGGTGGATCAGGACCTGGTCAACCCGGAAAATGCGGTCTGTGATTCCTTCGCCATTCCGGCGACCCGTATGGCGGAAAATCTCGGTAACAAGATGATGGCCAACATCATCATGCTTGGATTCTGCACCGCCATCACCGGCGCGATTTCCCCGGAAGCGGCCCAGGCAACCATCCAAAAATCCGTGCCCAAAGGGACCGAGGTGCGCAACGTCGAGGCCTACAGCAAGGGCTACGACTACGGGCTTTCCACCCTCAAGGGACGTGAAAAACGGGCCGCGGGCCAGACAGGAGTCATGGCATAA
- the hdrA2 gene encoding CoB-CoM heterodisulfide reductase HdrA2, whose protein sequence is MSKITSAKPAGDQEPRIGVYVCHCGLNIAQSVDCKRVAESVENKDGVILSKDIVYACSEPGQQSIKQDIIDNGLDRVVIASCSPRLHEATFKKMIDSVGLNPYMLDMANLREQCSWVHMNDKENATLKAETLVNMAISRVRGLEPLYEETLPLTPKTLVIGGGVAGIQAALDLADSGYDVTLVEKSPSVGGVMAQIDKTFPTMDCSIUILGPKMTDVGRHPRIKLLTLSEVVDVKGYVGNFKVKILKKARYVDEKSCTACGDCAEVCPVVRPDEFNVGLGSRKAIYSPFPQAVPSSYLINAKECLGHNPAVCSKCVEVCAKGCIDFHMSDEEIIEEVGTIIVATGLQPYDPTEMDEYGYTRFENVLTSLEFERLVNASGPTKGSLIRPSDRQHPKSVGFIQCVGSRSAKKGGHYCSNICCMNTVKSSLIIKEHYPDIEVKVFYIDIRAFGKGFEDLYTRSRRTGTQYIRGLPGSVEENEDGSMRVAVENSASGKLEFHDLDMLVLAQGMKPAPSTQRLQEIMGLQLTSDGFYLEAHPKLQPVDAATRGIFFAGCAEGPKDIKDSVTQASAAAMRAIRVMHKGEITTEPITSTIIAEKCKSCGKCADVCPYGAITVDVKAKKPAVVNSAACAGCGTCAAECRFDAISMNHFTDAQIIGQVDTMLDEAPESKILTFACNWCSYAGADYAGVSRLQYPANVHLIRVMCSGRVDEKFIWEGFRKGAPVVLVSGCHIGDCHYIDANHWTEKRVARIHKKMEKIGIRPERLQLEWISAAEGIRFAETMKLMEEIRKSVTPEEIAETQNILSKL, encoded by the coding sequence ATGTCAAAAATAACCAGCGCTAAACCCGCAGGTGATCAGGAACCCCGCATCGGCGTCTATGTCTGCCACTGCGGCCTGAACATCGCCCAGTCGGTTGACTGCAAGCGTGTCGCCGAAAGCGTGGAAAACAAAGACGGTGTCATCCTTTCCAAGGATATCGTCTATGCCTGTTCCGAACCGGGGCAGCAGTCCATCAAGCAGGACATCATCGACAACGGCCTTGACCGGGTGGTGATCGCCTCCTGTTCGCCGCGCCTCCATGAGGCCACCTTCAAGAAGATGATCGATTCGGTCGGTCTCAATCCCTACATGCTCGATATGGCCAACCTCCGCGAGCAGTGCTCCTGGGTCCATATGAACGACAAGGAGAACGCCACCCTCAAGGCCGAGACCCTGGTCAACATGGCGATTTCGCGCGTACGTGGACTGGAGCCGCTCTACGAGGAAACCCTGCCGCTGACTCCGAAGACCCTGGTCATCGGTGGCGGAGTGGCCGGTATCCAGGCGGCGCTTGATTTGGCCGACAGCGGTTATGACGTTACCCTGGTGGAGAAGAGCCCCTCCGTCGGCGGCGTCATGGCGCAGATCGATAAAACTTTTCCAACGATGGACTGCTCTATTTGAATCTTAGGTCCTAAGATGACAGATGTCGGTCGACATCCCCGGATAAAGCTGTTGACGTTGAGTGAAGTTGTCGATGTAAAGGGTTACGTCGGAAATTTTAAAGTAAAAATTCTGAAAAAAGCCCGTTACGTCGATGAGAAGAGTTGTACCGCCTGTGGAGATTGTGCTGAGGTCTGCCCGGTGGTACGTCCAGATGAATTTAATGTGGGCCTTGGGTCGCGTAAGGCGATTTACAGCCCCTTTCCCCAGGCAGTGCCTTCTTCGTATTTGATCAATGCCAAGGAGTGCCTGGGCCATAATCCCGCGGTCTGTTCGAAGTGCGTCGAGGTCTGCGCCAAGGGGTGCATCGATTTCCACATGTCCGATGAGGAAATCATCGAGGAGGTGGGCACCATTATTGTCGCCACCGGCCTCCAACCCTACGATCCGACCGAGATGGACGAGTACGGCTACACCCGTTTCGAGAACGTGCTTACCAGCCTCGAATTCGAGCGATTGGTGAACGCCAGCGGCCCGACCAAGGGGTCGCTGATTCGGCCTTCGGATCGGCAACACCCGAAATCTGTCGGGTTCATCCAATGCGTCGGTTCCCGTTCCGCGAAAAAAGGTGGCCACTATTGCTCCAACATCTGCTGTATGAACACGGTCAAATCCTCATTGATCATCAAGGAGCATTATCCTGATATCGAGGTCAAGGTGTTCTATATCGATATCCGTGCATTCGGTAAGGGGTTTGAGGATCTCTACACCCGCAGCCGGCGTACGGGCACCCAGTATATCCGCGGCCTGCCCGGTTCGGTCGAGGAGAACGAAGACGGTTCCATGCGGGTCGCGGTGGAGAATTCCGCCAGCGGCAAGCTCGAGTTTCATGACCTCGACATGCTGGTCCTGGCCCAGGGGATGAAACCCGCACCTTCGACCCAGCGTTTGCAGGAGATCATGGGGTTGCAGCTGACCTCGGATGGTTTCTACCTCGAGGCCCATCCCAAGCTGCAGCCGGTGGATGCCGCAACCCGCGGTATCTTCTTTGCTGGATGCGCCGAGGGGCCCAAGGATATCAAAGACAGCGTGACCCAGGCATCGGCTGCCGCCATGCGGGCGATTCGGGTGATGCACAAGGGCGAGATCACCACCGAGCCGATCACCTCGACCATCATTGCCGAGAAGTGCAAATCCTGCGGCAAGTGCGCTGATGTCTGCCCCTATGGTGCCATCACCGTGGATGTGAAGGCGAAAAAACCGGCGGTGGTCAACTCTGCGGCCTGTGCCGGCTGCGGTACCTGCGCTGCCGAGTGCCGCTTCGATGCCATCAGCATGAACCACTTCACCGATGCCCAGATCATCGGCCAGGTGGACACCATGCTGGACGAGGCGCCGGAATCGAAGATCCTCACCTTTGCCTGCAACTGGTGCTCCTATGCCGGTGCCGACTATGCCGGTGTGTCACGCCTGCAGTACCCGGCCAACGTGCATCTGATCCGTGTTATGTGCTCCGGACGGGTTGATGAAAAGTTCATTTGGGAGGGCTTCCGTAAGGGCGCTCCGGTGGTGTTGGTCAGTGGCTGCCATATCGGCGACTGCCACTACATCGATGCCAACCATTGGACTGAAAAACGTGTGGCCCGCATTCACAAAAAGATGGAGAA
- a CDS encoding hydrogenase iron-sulfur subunit yields the protein MNNQDTQQPLNILLFACNWGAHSAFLTLQDQRRPIPNEIRMVRTPCTGRIDRAMMLKAFAKGADGVALVGCEPGTCRYGSGTATSQRNTQDVQKVLDIMGLGGERLRFAAFLPEESEELLFFLQEFSADIRRLGPAGIKEAPVVPVPDLATRKQELQQLVETYDIHACQDCGKCTSACPLALIGKPFSPRAIASAVITGGIHAPGVQENAWSCLTCGICYERCPSAVNFPAFIKELRHLYRQTELPGREVHGGFFHSLMRSQTSPAIVPKRWTSLPEEIRIDPESPVLFFGGCAPYYDIFFGKRMEVETNRILLDSLRLLNFFDVTPRLLHDERCCGHDLLWSGDKENFTRLAQLNVDKLNALGIETVITTCPECYHTLHTTYAEQGFKPNFKVVHLYDFLEEQLDKGAVGFNEFDHAITFQDSCRLGRIEGRVDLPRKLLKRLKPKGFVEMKESGNASVCCGNCAWTGCDSFSKAMQVKRLEQAHATGSDLVVTACPKCQLHLKCAMEDPFRREQLSIELMDLTSVIAQTIRWE from the coding sequence ATGAATAATCAAGATACACAACAACCGCTCAATATACTGCTCTTTGCCTGCAACTGGGGGGCGCATTCCGCCTTCCTGACCCTGCAGGATCAACGACGGCCCATTCCCAACGAGATTCGCATGGTGCGGACCCCCTGTACCGGCCGCATCGACCGGGCGATGATGCTCAAGGCCTTTGCCAAGGGTGCCGATGGTGTGGCCCTGGTGGGCTGCGAGCCCGGGACCTGCCGCTACGGCAGCGGCACCGCCACCTCCCAGCGCAACACCCAGGACGTACAGAAGGTGCTTGACATCATGGGGTTGGGTGGCGAACGCCTCCGCTTTGCCGCCTTCCTGCCGGAAGAATCCGAGGAGCTGCTCTTTTTCCTCCAGGAATTCAGCGCCGATATCCGTCGTCTCGGACCGGCCGGAATCAAGGAGGCCCCGGTGGTGCCGGTTCCGGACCTGGCCACCCGGAAACAGGAGCTGCAGCAGTTGGTGGAAACCTATGACATCCACGCCTGCCAGGACTGCGGCAAATGCACCTCCGCCTGCCCCCTGGCCCTGATCGGCAAGCCCTTCTCGCCGCGGGCCATTGCCTCGGCGGTCATCACCGGCGGCATCCATGCGCCTGGTGTCCAGGAGAATGCCTGGAGTTGCCTCACCTGCGGCATCTGTTACGAGCGCTGTCCGTCCGCGGTCAACTTTCCCGCCTTTATCAAGGAACTGCGCCACCTTTATCGCCAGACGGAACTCCCCGGCCGCGAGGTGCATGGCGGCTTTTTCCACTCCCTGATGCGTTCCCAGACCTCGCCTGCGATCGTGCCCAAGCGGTGGACTAGTTTGCCCGAGGAAATCCGCATCGATCCTGAAAGTCCGGTGCTGTTTTTCGGCGGCTGTGCGCCCTATTACGACATCTTTTTTGGCAAGCGGATGGAGGTGGAAACCAATCGCATCCTGCTTGACAGTCTGCGCTTGCTGAATTTCTTCGATGTCACCCCGCGCCTGCTCCATGACGAGCGCTGTTGCGGCCATGACCTGCTTTGGTCCGGCGACAAGGAAAACTTCACGCGCCTGGCCCAGTTGAATGTCGATAAACTCAATGCGCTGGGCATCGAGACGGTGATCACCACCTGTCCCGAATGTTACCACACCCTGCACACCACCTATGCGGAACAGGGATTCAAGCCCAACTTCAAGGTGGTCCATCTCTACGATTTCCTAGAAGAGCAACTCGATAAGGGCGCGGTCGGTTTCAACGAGTTCGACCATGCCATCACCTTCCAGGACTCCTGCCGTCTCGGACGGATCGAGGGCAGGGTGGATCTGCCGCGCAAACTGCTCAAACGGCTCAAGCCCAAGGGGTTTGTCGAGATGAAAGAATCCGGCAATGCCTCGGTCTGCTGCGGCAACTGTGCCTGGACCGGGTGCGACTCTTTTTCCAAGGCAATGCAGGTCAAACGGCTCGAGCAGGCCCACGCCACCGGCAGCGACCTAGTGGTCACCGCCTGTCCCAAATGTCAGCTCCATCTCAAATGCGCCATGGAAGATCCCTTCCGCAGGGAACAGCTCAGCATCGAGCTGATGGATCTGACCAGCGTCATTGCCCAGACCATTCGCTGGGAGTAG